From a single Chlorocebus sabaeus isolate Y175 chromosome X, mChlSab1.0.hap1, whole genome shotgun sequence genomic region:
- the LOC103232529 gene encoding triosephosphate isomerase-like: protein MAPSRKFFVVGNWKMNGQKQNLGELIGTLNAAKVPADTEVVRAPPTAYIDFAQQKLDPKTAVAAQNCYKVTNGDFTGEISPGMIKDCGATWVVLGHSERRHVFEESDELIGHKVAHALSEGLGVIACIGEKLDERETGITEKVVFQQTKVIADNVKDWSKAVLAYEPVWAIGTGKTATPQQAQEVREKFRGWLESNVSEAVAQSTGIIYGGSVTGATCKELASEPDVDGFLVGDASLKPEFVDIINAKQ, encoded by the coding sequence ATGGCGCCTTCCAGGAAGTTCTTCGTTGTGGGGAACTGGAAGATGAACGGGCAGAAGCAGAATCTGGGGGAGCTCATTGGCACTCTGAATGCTGCCAAGGTGCCGGCCGACACCGAGGTGGTTCGTGCTCCCCCCACTGCCTATATTGACTTTGCCCAGCAAAAGCTAGATCCCAAGACTGCTGTGGCTGCACAGAACTGCTACAAAGTGACTAATGGGGACTTTACTGGGGAGATCAGCCCTGGCATGATCAAAGACTGTGGAGCCACGTGGGTGGTCCTGGGGCACTCAGAGAGAAGGCATGTCTTTGAGGAGTCAGATGAGCTGATTGGGCATAAAGTGGCCCATGCTCTGTCAGAGGGACTCGGAGTAATCGCCTGTATTGGGGAGAAGCTAGATGAAAGGGAAACTGGCATCACTGAGAAGGTTGTTTTCCAGCAGACAAAGGTCATCGCAGATAATGTGAAAGACTGGAGCAAGGCCGTCCTGGCCTATGAGCCTGTGTGGGCCATTGGTACTGGCAAGACTGCAACACCCCAACAGGCCCAGGAAGTACGCGAGAAGTTCCGAGGATGGCTTGAATCCAACGTCTCTGAAGCCGTGGCTCAGAGCACTGGTATCATTTATGGAGGCTCTGTGACTGGGGCAACCTGCAAGGAGCTGGCCAGCGAGCCTGACGTGGATGGTTTCCTTGTGGGTGATGCTTCCCTCAAGCCCGAATTCGTGGACATCATCAATGCCAAACAATGA